TGCTACGGCCTACACGTACGACCCCGATGGGGACGTCGCGACGGTGCTGCGCCATCACAACTGCACCAACGGCAATGGCTGCGCGGCTAATCAGCCCGCAACGACGACGTGTAATACGATTACCGTCGCGGCCGGGACGACCTGCGATTTCTATGATGGCCTCGATCGTCTCGTCGAGGTGAAACTCCCGTACGATGGAAGCGTCGATCTTTACACGAAGCCATGGGTCACTCGCTATCTCTACGATTTAACCGGAGGACAGCAGTCTTTCCAGGGCAGCGGCCTCTACGCTCATGGAAACCTTTTTGAGGTTCAGGAGCTCGTTTCTCTCACACCGTCAGCAAACTCCCCTTTCCACACTGCCTCCATCACCAACGGCACGTTCTTAGGCATCAAGGGCTTCGCGTACGACGCGATCGATCGTCTCGTAAGCAAGTATTCGTGGGCGGGAGCGAACGTTATAAACGAACAACTGACGTGGGATACGAGCCCAATCCAAAACAACGTTGCAGGGCTTCTGGGCGAAGATTGCAACGGACTGTCGTCGCCACAGTGCCAGGAGTTCGAATACTTGCCGGACGGTGAGATACTTACTTTCGAGTCGAGCGATGGGACTTCGCCTGAGCGAGACTACACGTACGATCCGGATGGGCGGCCGACGAGGATTCTCTCGCATGCCTATACTAACCCGCAAACATACGCGTATGACGCTGATGGCAATGTTGCGACGTCGACGGACGCCGGAAATACGACCAGCGCGCAGGCAACGCTGACGCATGATCGTTATCCCGATGGCTTAGAGGAGGACCTCGACGTATCGTCAGCGGCCCTAAGTCAACAAGCTCTTTTTACGTACTCATATCGCAATGACGGACCGTTGGAAACCTACGCGATCAACGATTCCAGCCTCGGAAGTTCGATCGTTCATGCGGGGACAACTACACTCGCTTATACATACACCGACGCTGGCCGTTTCGCGGGGCGCCAAGAAAGCGGCGCTGCCGCCAGCACATCGTTGCCGGCGTGGAGCGTGACGTACAAAACAAATCCTGCGAACGGTCTTTCCATCGGCCTGGTCGGCACGGAAACAACGCCAGTAACGACACTTTCAAACTTCAGCTATACAGCCGAAGGCGAAATCACCGCGCTTAGTTCGTCCGCCAGCAACCCCGCCTGCTTGTACCCGACCCCGATCTATAGCTACAGCCTCCGCGGGGAGCTCATCAATTCACCGAATTGCGGCTCAACTGGGGCCGAACCTTTCTTGGCAAACGGTGTGTCTTTGCGCGGGTCGCCGGTAGTCGCGGGCGAGGCATACAGTTGGAACGGCGCTATGGCGGTGATAACGCAGTCGACGACAGCGGGGTTCTCCACGCCCTGCAATCAGGGCACCCAGCCATGCACCTCTGCTTGGGGCTACGATAGCGCAGGTCGAATGACCGGTCAGGTAGCACCTTATCCGCCTGTTGCCGTATCGCCGCCTCCGAATAATACGACGACGGCGCGAACCTACGACGCGGAGAATCACTTGACTATGACACAGTTCCAGTTGGGAGGGGCCGCCGGGAGTAGTACGTGGGGCAACGAGATCGTCGCTTGGGGACCTGACGGTCATCCGATCAAAATTGGCACGTATACTGGACAGAACAACCAAAGCCAAGAGAAAGACGAACGCTTACATTGGAATGGGAATCAGTTACTCTTTACGACTAATCCTAGTGGTTCGAATGGGTCCGCTGTCCTCGATGATATCAAAATCGACGTGCAGGGTGACATTCTGCCAGCCGACACATATAACGGCTTAACCTTCTACGATCGGGGTCCCGGTGGCACAATTATAGGATGCCATAACAAGACCGGCAACAGCTTTGTGGGGCTGACTGACAGTTGGGGGGCGTTCGGCATCAGCCCTTGCTCGCAGAACAAATCTAATGGCTTCTTGCCGCCAACGACTATAATCTGGAACTCATCGACGGCGGCAGGGGCGACGCCATCGATCGGTACCGGCGGAGTGTTGGGAATGCCTCGCACTGATGGCTTTGTCGACGGTTACGACACAATTCAAGGTAGGCGTTCATACGACAGCACCGCGGGGGTCTGGACTGCGCCTGACAATTATCTTGGGGCTGATGCAGACCCTGCGTCGCAAAAGAGCTATTTATGGAACAATAATAACCCATTGGGCTACGTCGATCCTAGCGGAAACGATGCCGGGGACTCAGACTCGAGCACACCGACCGGAACTGAGCAGTGTAGCGGAACTACTTGCCAACAAGCGCAAAGCTGTCCCGCTGACGCCGGCAACTGCCCGGGTTCGCAGTCAAGCTGCGGTACCGGAATGATTCTTACCTCCGACGGACAGTGCGCAGTAGAAAGCAAGCCTTCATCCAAGATGGCCGGTGGCCTTCCCGCCGATCCAAGCGGTCTCAGCAGCGATTGGCGCGCCATCGATTTTGAAAGGGGCGAAAGATTCTACTATAATCCCGATATAGAACAGTTTCTCCGCCACAATACCGACACACCCAAGAGGCCTTGGAGAGTTTATCCCCTCGGCCCACCGAAGAGCGATAATACGCCGCGGCCCGATGGCGGGAACAAGATCAGGACCCCAGGCGGCGACGGACATTGGGCAGAAGGCGAATACCCGCCTGGATGGCTATTCTGGGGCGGAGCCTTGGCTGCAGGAGCTGCGGCGCTTATACAACAGATACTTTCGCAACCAGTGCCGGCGTGGTGAAGACCATTATAGAGAATTAGAATGTTAAAGATCGAATTTACGGAGGATTGTATCACGTGCAAACCTGGTCCCAGCGTTGAGTGTGGCCCGACGAGGTATGGCGGCGAGTATTGGGACCGGATTGCGTCCGATTTGCTGTGCGGAGTGGCAGACGTTTTCCCGGACGTTGGAATCTTACACATCGGCGAGCCGGGGGAGCCAAGCTGGCAGCGCGTGAAATCCGGCGGCACCCGATGGGCAGAGATTACTGACCACCCACTCCAGGGCAAGTCGGTCTGGGGCGCCTCGCCGGTCTTTGGCTGGTTTCTTGTGCCGAACTGCCGGGAAGCGGTGGAAGAGGTGATGTCGTGGACGATGCCGGCGCCCCTTCCAGTTGGCACATCTAGGCCGCCTGGCTCATGTTCAGTAGCCTTCTCGGGACTGCATTGGTTCCGAAACCGTTTAGACTCGGAACGATGGGGGGGATATGACGAGAAGCTGCATGGCATTGTGCAGGAGTGCGCACAGCACGCTCTATTCACGATGAGGTGGGCTCCCACGGCATGGAGCCTGTATCCCGGAAAGATCATCGCTAGACAGCTGCTAAGATTGATTGATCCTGTTGTTTCCAGAATCAACTCCGTTACGTCTGAGGAGTGACCTGAGGTGGCAAAACGGCTCAGGTTGAAACTGTGAGTTCCGGGCTACCGATCGTAACGCGAGGGTTTCAGAGTCAGGCGCTTCGCCGAGTGGCCCACATTTGGCCCACATACTCGCGGCAACCGAAGACAACCGGTGACCACAGCGATAACGGCATCTTCCTTAGAAAGCGCGTTTTTCGTCGTCGTCAGTACTTTCGAGTCGTGCTGCTGTATCGCTTTCGATTCCCGCTGGCACTAGTGAGTGGCGTCGCGATCAGCTACTGCGTTTCGATGAGGTCCTGCATCGGGCTCGACGCGTTGGCGTAAAGCCGCTTCGCCATGCGCCCTGCGAGAAAGGCTTGGTGGCCGGCGACGACGGCGTGCTGCATCGCCGAGGCCATTAGCACCGGATCCCGCGCGCAGGCGATTCCCGTGTTCATCAAGAGCGCGTCGACGCCGAGCTCCATCGCGATCGCGGCGTCCGAGGCCGTGCCGACGCCCGCATCCACGATCACCGGAACCGTCGCGCGCTCCTTGATGATGCGTATCGAGTACGGGTTGCAGACGCCGAGTCCGCTGCCGATCGGCGCGGCGAGCGGCATGACCGCGGCGCAGCCAACCGCCTCGAGCTGCCTGCACGCGATCGGGTCGTCGCCGATGTACGGCAGCACGGTGAAGCCGTCGTCGACGAGTCTCTTCGCTGCGACGATCGTTTCGTGCGCGTCGGGGTGGAGGGTCTGCGGATCGCCGATCACTTCGAGCTTAATTAGGCCGGTGCCGAGCAGTTCGCGGGCCAGTTGCGCCGTCAGCACGGCCTCGTCGGCCGAGTAGCATCCGGCGGTGTTCGGCAGAATCGTGTAGCGGTCGCGGTCGATGTAGTCGAGCAGCGTCTTGCCGTCGGCATTGTCGAGGTTGATGCGGCGGATCGCGACGGTGATCATCTCCGCGCCGCTCGCGGCGTGCGCGGCGCGCATGACCTCCATCGAGGGATACTTGCCGGTCCCGACGATCAGCCGCGACGAGAACTCGTGCGTGCCGAGTTTGAACGCGTCGTTCACGCCCTATCCCCCCGCAACCGCTTCGATGATCTCGAGCCGGTCGCCGTCGCACAAACGGTGCGAGTCGTACTCGTCGCGCCGCACGACGCGATCGTTGCGCGCGACCGCGACGCCGCCGCGCTGCGAACCGAGCAGCTCGAGCAGCGTTGCGACCGTCAGCTCATCGGGCAGGTCGTGCACTCGTCCGTTGATCGTCGCCTTCACGCGTGGGTGATTCGTCTCTCCGCCGCCGCTTCCGTGCCGAGGCGTGCGAGCGAAAATGGTTCGAGCGCCGGCGCCTCGCCGGTCTCGACTGCATCGGCGATCAGGCGCGCCGTCGCCGGCGCGAGCAGGATCCCGTTGCGATAGTGGCCGCTCGCGACGAAGTAGCCTTCGAGCGGCGTGGCGCCGAGGAACGGCAGACCGTCGGGGGTTCCGGGGCGCAGGCCGGCCCAGCTCTCGGTCGGCGTGAAGCTCGAGAGCGCCGGCGCTGCGGCGAGGGCCGCGCGCAGCAGGCCGGCCACGCCTTCGGCGGTGACGCGCTCGTCGAAGCCTGCCGACTCGACGGTCGCGCCGATGAGCAGGCGGCCGTCGTCGCGCGGAACGAGATAGGCGCCCGGCACCCACGTCGCGCGGCGAACGAAGCCGGCCGGAACGGAGAGCGCGACCATCTGGCCCTTCACCGGCTCGACCGGCACGCGGCACGCGTCGGGGACGCCCTCGAGCGACGACGCCCACGCGCCGCACGCGTTGACGATCGCACCCGCCGCGACGAAGCCGAGCGGCGTCGCCACACCGAGCGCGCGTCGCCGATCGCACTCCGCCCGCAGCTCCGCGACGCGCTCGACGACGACGCCCGACGCGGCGCAGGCGGCGACGAGCGCGCGACCGAGGCGGCGGTTATCAACGTGGCCTTCTGCGCTCTTGAGCAGGCCGCCGATCGCGCGCGCCCCGAGCCACGGCTCCGCCGCGAGCACGGCGGCGCGATCGAGCAGCTCGCACTCGACGCCGCGATCGCGCAGCGCGCCGGTGTGCCGCCGCAGCGTCTCGAGCTGCTCGTCGTCGAACGCCGCGTAGAGCACGCCGTCGAGACGCAGGTGCGCATCTATGCCGCTCTGCGTGAAGACGCGCTCGACGAAGGCGGGATACTCGGCCAGCGATGCGGCGCAGAGCGCGAGCAGGTCTTCGTCTTCGATCCGCTCGGTGTACGGCGCCAAGATGCCCGCGCCGGCCCACGACGCGGCCCGGGCGGGTTCGCCGCGATCGAAGACGCGCACGCTCGCACCCCGCTGCGCCAACTCAAACGCAATCGAAAGGCCGATCAGTCCCGCGCCGGCGACGATGACGTCGCCTCTGCTATCCCGCATTCGTCCCTCGCTTTTGACGGGACGTGCCCGACTCCAGCCTTGCGAACGCCGCGCCCTCGTGATATGGTTTAACTAGTTTAACCATGCCAAACCGCACCGTTCGAAATCCGACGAACGAGCTGCGCCCGTGGAATCTCCACGACGCGAAGGCTCGTCTCTCCGAGCTCGTGGATCGTTGTCTCGCCGGCGAGCCGCAGGTGATTTTGCGACGCGGCCAGCCCGCGGTGGTGGTTCTCCCGTTTTCGGAGTACGAGCGGCGGACCGGGCCGCGTGAATCGTTGCTTTCCTTCTTTCAGCGATCGCCTCTGGGCGACGCGGGCCTAAAAATCGAGCGAGCGAAAGATTCGATTCAAACGCTGCGCGACGTCGAGCTATGACCGGCTATCTCTTGGATACGATGACGATTTTCGAGGGCGCGAAGGCTCGGCCGCACCGCGGATTAGCCGCGTGGTTGAGCACGGTCGAGGAGAGCTCGACGTACGTTAGCGCGCTAACGATCGGGGAGCTGCAAAAGGGGATCGCGCTGCTCGAACGCGGTTCGGCGCGACGCGCGGCGCTGGAGCGGTGGCTTACATTCGATCTCATCAGCCGCTTCGGCCGGCGAATCCTCGCATTCGATACGGACGTCGCGCGCCATTGGGGCACGATGATCGCGCGAGCGTTGGAACGCGGCGTAAGCCTTTCGATCGTCGATTCGCAGATCGCAGCCACCGCGTCGCTCTACGGTTTACACGTCGTTACGCGAAACGCCCGGCATTTCGCTCCAACGGGCATTGCGACGTTCGATCCGTGGGCGGGATCTTGATCTACATTCCGGTGTAGACCGGGCCCTCACCGCCCTGCGGCGGCACCCACGTGATGATCTGGTAGGGATCGGCGATGTCGCAGGTCTTACAATGCACGCAGTTCGTGAAGTTGATCTGCAGCCGTCCGGTGAAGCCGCCGTCGGCGCGCTCGAAGAGCGGCTCGTAGACCGCGGCGGGGCAGAAGTAGCGGCACGGATTGCCGTACTCGGAAGTGCAACGATCGCGGCAGATGTCCGTGTCGGCGACGATCAGATGACAGGGCTGGTTCTCTTCGTGCATCGTTCCGCTGTTGTAGACGTCGGTCAGCTTGTCGAACGTCAGCACGTTGTCGATCTTCGCGCGCGGCGTGAGCGGCGGCTCCCAGCCCATCTTCGCCATGCGTTCGTACCCCGGCTCGCTGGGGAGTTTCTCGATGAAGCCGAAGCCCGCGCCGCCGGTAAACGTCGCGAGGCCGGCGTTGAGCAGCCCGGAGAGCAGCCCTTTGCTGAAGCCTTGATGGAAGTTCCGGGCGGTGCGCAGCTCCTTATACGCCCACGACTTCTTGAAGCGGCGCTCGAACGACGAGAGCGTCGCGGCATCGAACGAACCGGCTTGCAATGCATCCCAGATTGTCTCGGCGGCGAGCATGCCGGACTTCATGCCGAGGTGGATGCCTTTGAGCCGCATGCCGTTGAGGAAACCGGCCGAGTCGCCGACGATCAACAGCCCGTCGGCGTATGGGCGCGGCATCGCGAAGAGACCGCCCTCGGGAATTGCCTTCGCGCCGTAGCGCACGAGCGTTCCGCCTTCGAGCATCTTTGCGACGACCGGATGCTCTTTCATGCGCTGCAGTTCGTTGTGCGGGTCGGTCGTCGGATTCTTATAGTCGAGGCCGGTGACCATGCCGATGTCGAGCACGTTGCCGCCCATGCCGTAGATGAAGCCGCCGCCGAAGGTCTCGGGCGGCAGCGGATAGCCGAGCGTGTGAATGACGCTACCCGCCTTGAAGCGATCGTCGGGAAGCTGCCAGAGTTCTTTGACGCCCGCAGCGTAGACTTGCGGCTCGCGTCCGTCGGCGAGGCCGAGCCGCGAGCCGGCCTGCTTTGCCAACGTTCCGCGCGGCCCTTCGGCCAGCACGACGACCTTCGCCAGGATGTCGGCGCCGGGCTCGTAGTTCGATTTCGGCGCGCCGTTGTGATCGAGTCCCTTGTCGCCGGTGCGCACGCCGATGACGCGATTTTCGTACCAGAGCAGCTCCTGGCCCGGAAATGCCGGAAAGACTTGCGCCCCGGCGGCCTCGGCGGCGTCGCCGAGCCACTTCGAGAGCTTCTGCAGCGACGTGACGTACTTGCCGTGGTTCTGCAGCGGCGGCGGCGTGAACGGCGCCTTGATCTTGCCGCGCGGCGTCAGATACCAAAGCTCGTCGCGCGTGACCGGCGACTCGACCGGCGCGCTCGCGCGCCACTCCGGCAGCAACTCGTCGAGCGCGCGCGGATCCATCACCGCTCCGGAGATCCCGTGATTCCCGATCTCGCCGCCTTTTTCGATGACGAGAATCTCGAGCGCGCGGCCGGCGGCCTGCGCGAGCTGGCCGAGCCGAATGGCCCCCGCCAGGCCGGCCGGGCCGGCGCCGACGAAGAGGACGTCTACTTCGAGACGATCGCGCTCGGGCATCGTCGGCTAGTTAAACGAAACGGACGCAGAACCCTCAAAACCCATGAACGGCTCAGCGCGACGCAGCTTCTGCAGCGACAACTACGCACCGGCGGCGCCGGAGATCGTACGAGCGATCGCGGACGCCAACGCCGGCGATGCCGCCGCGTACGGCGACGACGCGTGGACGGCCCGCGCGATCGCTCGTTTCAAAGAGCACTTCGGCGACGCGACGGAAGTCTATCTCACGTTCAACGGAACCGGCGCCAACGTCACCGCGCTCAGTTCCTTGCTGCGGCCTTGGGAGGCCGTTCTCGCCCCCGCAAGCGCGCATCTCCAAACCGACGAGTGCGGCGCGCTCGAGCGTTTCAACGGCTCCAAAGTAATTCCGATCCCGACCGGCGACGGCAAACTGCGGCCGGCCGATCTCGAACCGTACACGCACGCCGCGGGCGTCGTCCACTTCCCACAGCCGCGCGCGGTTTCGATCTCGCAGGCGACCGAGTTCGGCGGCGTCTACGAACGCGACGAGATCCGTGAGCTCGCCGCGTTCGCGCACGGTCACGGCCTCATCCTACACGTTGACGGCGCGCGCCTCGCGAACGCCGCCGTCGCGCTCGGCGCGACGCTGCGCGAGGCAAGCGCCGATCTCGGCGTCGACGTGCTGAGCTTCGGCGGCACGAAGAATGGGCTCTTGCTCGGCGAGGCGGTCTGCTTCTTCAATCCCGCCCTGCACGCCGGCGCCGCGCCGTTCGTACAGAAGCAGGCGATGCAGTTGGCATCGAAGATGCGCTACGTCGCGGCCCAGTTCGACGCACTGCTCTCCGAGGGCCGCTGGTCGCGTTACGCGTCGCACGCGAACGAGATGGCCCGGCTCCTCCACGAACGCGTCGCGAAGATCGGGGGCGTGCGCGTAACCCGCCCGGTTCGCTGCAACGCGGTCTTTGCGACGCTCGATCGCGGCGCGGTCGAACGCCTGCAGCGCGAGTACTCGTTCTACGTCTTCGACGAATCACTCCCCGAGGTGCGCTGGATGACGCACTGGGCCACGACGCCGCAGGACGTCGACGAGTTCGCGAAGGCCATCGAACGCGCTAGCGGATAAGTTCGCTAAACTTTTCGAGGTCGATGTTGCCGCCGGAGACGATCGCGACGATCGGACCGTCGCCCGCTTTGCCGGTAAGCGCGGCCGCGAGCCCGAGCGCTCCGGCGCCCTCCGAGATGACGCGAACCTTCTCCGCCATGAGGCGCATCGCGGCGCGCACCTCGTCGAGCGTAACGACGATAACGCCGTCCACGACGGCCTGCATCCGCTCCCACATCCGCGGAAATGCGCTCTGGCCACCCGCGCCGTCGACGAACGACGCGGTCCAGCCGTCGAACGTCTGCGGCGAACCCGCCGCGAACGATGCGGCCACCGGCGCGGCGGTCTCGGGTTCGGCGCCCCAGACGTTGATCGCGGGCTTGAGCGCGCGCACGGCGCTGCCGAGACCCGTGATCAATCCGCCGCCTCCAATCGCGGCGATGACGGCGACCGTATCCGGCGCGTCCTCGAGTATCTCGAGCCCCATCGTCGCGTGTCCGGCGATGAAGTTGTCGTCGTCGAACGGATGGATGAACGTTCCTTCGACGCCCGGATAGGCGCGGTCGTCCAGCGCATTCCAACAGACGTCGTACGGGGCGAGAACGAGCCGAGCTCCGAGCGCGCGCATGCGTTCGAGCTTCGCCTCCGGCGCGGTTTCGATCGCAACGACCGTGCACGGGACGCCCGCGCTGCGCGCGGCGTACGCGACGCCTTGGCCGGCATTTCCCGCGCTGATCGTCCAGACGCCGCCGGCGCGTTCGCCGGGATCGAGCGCGGCGACGGCGTTTGCGGCGCCGCGAAGCTTGTAGGCGTTGATCGGCTGGAGGTTCTCTAACTTGAGCCGCACGTCGGGATAACCCGGGCCCATCTCCAGACGCACGAGCGGCGTGCGCACGATGGTCCCGCGTATGCGCTCGCGCGCGGCCTCGATGGATGCCAGGTCGATCGGGCGGACGGCGTCGCTCATGCCGTCCAGTCGAGCATCGCTTCCCATTCGGGCTTGGGAAAGCGCTGCTTCGATTTGATCGCTTCGACGTACTTGCGCTTGCCGGCGCGGTTGCCTTTGCCGAGCATCAAGCCGCCGACGAGACGCTCCTCCCAGAAGAAGAGTGCGCGGTACCACTTCTTCTCGCGGTCGATCTTCCGCGCGATCTCGAGATCCGAACGCAGATCCGTTCCGAGGCCGAACTGCGTGATCGTCTGTCCCTTGAAGAGCAGCGACGAATACTCGGGCACGTCGTGGTACTTCTCGCTCCCGCCCATCATGTTGAGCGCGACGACTTTGCCGTGCGCGCCGGCGTTGTTCCACGTTCCCATGCGGTAGCGAATCTCGAGAATCGGATCGTAGAAATCGGCGACGTCGCCGGCGGCGTAGATGCCCTTGACGTTCGTCTCGAGGTGATCGTCGCAGAGGATGCCGTTCTTGCTCGTCTCGATCCCCGAGCCGTCGCAGACCTCGGTGTTCATCGTCAAGCCGAAGCCGTACGCGTAGCACTCGGCCGCAATCTCGGCGCCTTGGCTGGTTCGCACTTTTGTAATCGCGCCGTTGGAGCGCACGAACTCCTCGACCTCTTCGCCGTAATGCATGTGCACGCCGTCGGCCGCAGCGGCCTCGTGGAGCAGCGCGCCCGCCTCTTCGTCAATGATGCGATGGAGACCGCGCGGCCCGCGCATCAGCCAGTGCGTCTCAAGCCCGCGGGACGAGAACGCCTCGGCGAGCTCGTACGCGATGAACGAACCGCCGATCGCGACGGCGGCGCGGCTGCGGTCGATCTGCTCCGAGATCGCGCGCGTATCGTCGAGATATTGGAAGGGAAAGATGTTCGCGGCGCCCTCTGACCCGGGCTTGCCGATCGGATTGGGGCGGCCGCCGGTCGCGACGAGCAGTGCGTCGTAGGGATACGACGTGCCCGCCGCTTCCACGATTCGCTCTTGCGGAACGATGCGATCCACCCGCGTCCGCAGGTGCAGGGCGATGCGATGCTCCTCGTGCCACGCGAGGTTGCGGATCATCACCTTCGCTTCGGGAATCTGTTTGCGCAGCATCGGCGGGAGGGAGATCCGGTTGTAGAGCGTGTAGGGCTCGTCTCCGAAGAGCGTGATCTCGCAGGCCGGATCGTGCTTGCGCAGCTGCTCGGCGGCCGTCGTTCCGGCGAAGCCGTTGCCGACGATGACGTACCTGCGAACGTCCGAGCCGCCCACTATCTGTGCAGGCCCAAGGCGACGAGCATCCGATAGCCGACCTCGAGCGCGCGCTCGTCAATGTCGAAGCGTGCGCTGTGGTGCGGCTCCAATCCGATCTCGGCGCCGCGCGCGCCGACGAGAAAGTATGCGCCGGGCCGCTGCTGCTGCATGAACGACATATCCTCGGACCACATCACGATCGGATGCGGATCGACGAGGCCGCCCGGACCGACGATCTCGCGCGCGACCTCGCGCACGATCGCGTTGACGCCCGCATCGTTGACGGTCGGCGGGTAGACGAAGTGGTAGTCGAATTTATACTCGAGCCGCATCGCGTTGCAGAGCCCGCGCAGCAGCCGCTCGATGCGCTCCGGAAGCGAGCGGCGCACCTCGTCGTCGAAGGCGCGGACGCTCCCCTGCAGTTGCGCGCGCTCGGGGATGACGTTGAACGTCGTTCCCGCGTGGAGCGAGCCGACGGTCACGACGACCGGCTGCGGCGGCGCGATCTCGCGGCTCGGGATCGTTTGGAGCAACGCGACGAGCTCCGCGGCGCCGACGATCGGATCGACGGCCTTTTCCGGCATCGCACCGTGACCGCCCCGGCCGATCAGCTCGACGTCGAAGCGATCCGACGACGAGAAGAACGCGCCGTCCCGCACGCCGACCTTACCGGCGTCGAGACCGCTGTAGAGATGGAGCGCGAAGGTCCGGTCGACGTGCGGATGCTCGAGCGCGCCGTCCTCGATCATCAACTTGTTCCCGGAGTGGCCCTCCTCGCCGGGCTGGAAACAGAAGACGAGCGTACCGTGGATCTCGTCTCTCCGACGATAGAGCTCCGCCGCGGCGCCCAAGAGCATCGCGACGTGGCCGTCGTGACCGCAGGCGTGCATGACGCCTTCGTTCACCGACCGGTACTCCGCATCGTTGAGCTCCTGCACGGGAAGCGCGTCCATATCGGCGCGCAGCAGCGTTACCGGCCCCGGTTTGCCGCCGTGCA
The sequence above is drawn from the Candidatus Binatia bacterium genome and encodes:
- a CDS encoding M20 family metallopeptidase encodes the protein MTAVAAIVGYRRHLHSHPELSLVEFETAKFVERELRSFGYDEIRTGIGKTGVLATLHGGKPGPVTLLRADMDALPVQELNDAEYRSVNEGVMHACGHDGHVAMLLGAAAELYRRRDEIHGTLVFCFQPGEEGHSGNKLMIEDGALEHPHVDRTFALHLYSGLDAGKVGVRDGAFFSSSDRFDVELIGRGGHGAMPEKAVDPIVGAAELVALLQTIPSREIAPPQPVVVTVGSLHAGTTFNVIPERAQLQGSVRAFDDEVRRSLPERIERLLRGLCNAMRLEYKFDYHFVYPPTVNDAGVNAIVREVAREIVGPGGLVDPHPIVMWSEDMSFMQQQRPGAYFLVGARGAEIGLEPHHSARFDIDERALEVGYRMLVALGLHR